In Lonchura striata isolate bLonStr1 chromosome 2, bLonStr1.mat, whole genome shotgun sequence, a single genomic region encodes these proteins:
- the MLNR gene encoding motilin receptor — MRRGGGNGSEPEWPWPWPPCDERLCLALPMWLLVPITAVCLGLFVVGVAGNVLTVLVVRSCRDMKTATNLYLSSMAVSDLLILMGLPFDLYRLWRSRPWIFGQLLCRLSHYLSEGCTYCTILHITALTVERYLAICFPLKAKVVVTKRRVKATIGVLWAFALLSASPFFFLVGVEQPDNRTDFSRECKPTPQALQSGLLATMFWVTTCYFVLPVTCLGVLYTCIGRQLWRSSTRLRGPSSLLREKGHRQTVRILAVVVLAFVICWLPFHIGRIIFINTRDMRTMLFSQYFNIFALQLFYLSASINPVLYNLVSKKYRAAACKLLLPRRAAERAFTVAKDAGGYTETSASTRNEYTTSF, encoded by the exons atgcggcgcggcggcggcaaCGGCAGCGAGCCCGAGTGGCCGTGGCCGTGGCCGCCCTGCGACGAGCGGCTGTGCCTGGCGCTCCCCATGTGGCTGCTCGTTCCCATCACGGCCGTCTGCCTGGGGCTCTTCGTGGTCGGCGTGGCGGGCAATGTCCTCACGGTGCTGGTCGTTCGCAGCTGCCGAGACATGAAGACCGCCACCAACCTCTACCTGAGCAGCATGGCCGTCTCGGACCTGCTCATCCTCATGGGGCTGCCCTTCGACCTCTACCGCCTCTGGCGCTCCCGACCCTGGATCTTCGGGCAGCTGCTGTGCCGCCTCTCGCACTACCTCAGCGAGGGCTGCACCTACTGCACCATCCTCCACATCACCGCCCTCACCGTGGAGCGCTACCTCGCCATCTGCTTCCCCCTCAAAGCCAAGGTGGTCGTCACCAAGCGCCGGGTGAAAGCCACCATCGGCGTCCTTTGGGCCTTTGCCTTGCTCTCCGCCAGCCCCTTCTTCTTCCTGGTCGGCGTGGAGCAGCCCGACAACCGCACTGACTTCAGCCGCGAGTGCAAGCCCACCCCGCAGGCGCTGCAGTCCGGCCTGCTGGCCACCATGTTCTGGGTCACCACCTGCTACTTCGTGCTGCCCGTCACCTGCCTCGGCGTCCTCTACACCTGCATCGGCCGCCAGCTGTGGCGGAGCAGCACCCGCCTGCGGGGCCCCAGCTCGCTCCTCCGGGAGAAGGGGCACCGCCAGACAGTCAGGATCCTGG CTGTGGTGGTTCTGGCCTTTGTAATTTGCTGGTTGCCTTTCCACATTGGCAGGATCATATTTATAAACACCCGGGACATGAGGACGATGCTGTTCTCCCAGTACTTTAATATATTCGCCCTGCAGCTTTTCTACCTGAGCGCATCCATCAACCCTGTCCTCTACAACCTCGTTTCGAAGAAGTACAGGGCAGCAGCCtgcaagctgctgctgccacgcCGAGCTGCAGAAAGGGCTTTCACAGTAGCCAAAGATGCTGGGGGCTACACAGAGACCAGCGCCAGCACAAGGAACGAGTACACCACCAGCTTCTGA